A genomic window from Nicotiana sylvestris chromosome 11, ASM39365v2, whole genome shotgun sequence includes:
- the LOC104215817 gene encoding pentatricopeptide repeat-containing protein At2g34400, with product MASIGALDFGKGIDDYASSREALSLFERMSLKSSDSRPDDGMFVGVLSACVHAGLVDEGRHLFDIMSSSFGLVPKVEHFSCMFDLLSRAGRVYEAWEFIEKMPQKPDEILFGALLGACQKLKNIDVGETSNAATSGDGTIEFGWDDSARMRQLMLQKGVAKIPGCSWIEMDSQLVEFRTGNPSHPIEDEIHQALDLLYEEMAI from the exons ATGGCTTCAATTGGAGCTCTGGATTTTGGAAAAGGCATCGATGACTATGCATCAAGCAGAG AGGCGTTATCCCTGTTTGAGCGCATGTCACTCAAGAGTAGTGATTCCCGCCCTGATGATGGCATGTTTGTTGGAGTACTCTCTGCATGTGTACATGCAGGATTGGTTGATGAAGGCAGGCACTTGTTTGATATAATGAGTTCATCATTTGGATTGGTTCCAAAAGTTGAGCATTTCTCTTGCATGTTTGACCTTTTGTCTCGTGCTGGTcgcgtatatgaagcatgggagTTTATTGAGAAGATGCCTCAAAAACCAGATGAGATTTTATTTGGAGCATTGCTTGGTGCCTGTCAAAAGCTCAAAAATATTGATGTTGGTGAAACGAGTAATGCAGCTACTTCTGGAGATGGAACCATCGAATTCGG GTGGGATGATTCAGCAAGGATGAGACAATTAATGCTACAGAAAGGCGTGGCCAAAATTCCAGGCTGTAGCTGGATTGAGATGGATTCTCAGCTTGTTGAATTTCGTACTGGCAATCCATCACATCCAATTGAAGATGAGATTCACCAGGCACTTGACTTGTTGTATGAGGAGATGGCCATATAA
- the LOC104215815 gene encoding pentatricopeptide repeat-containing protein At2g34400 — MFLRAKLQPCKISRFFSIEATKQAFNNQQGYSPITQQLLRLLKKCITIKQVQQIHTQMLIYSIEKANYLLSNIIDLKYFNYATLLFSHIHSPNEYAFNIMIRGLTTTWQKFDLSLELYYKMKSLGLKTDNFTYPFVFMCCGNLLAVELGKLAHCEVVKNGLFVDFHVGHSLITMYSRIGKMGFARKVFDEMSRRDLVSWNSMISGYAQTGCSREAVGLFMEMRNEGFEPDERTLVSVLGACGDLGDVNLGNQVEEYVVEKRMELNSFMGSALINMYGKCGDLVSARRIFDGMKKKDVITWNAMISGYAQNGLSEETISLFNAMKETGVNLNNITLVSVLSACASIGALDVGKCIHDYASRRGIKHDIYVATALIDMYAKCGYLDDAYQIFESMPRKNEVSWNAMISALAFHGRAQEALSLFERMSLKSSDSRPDDVTFVGVLSACVHAGLVDEGRRLFDLMSSSFGLVPKVEHYSCMVDLLSRAGRVYEAWEFIEKIPQKPDEILLGALLGACQKLKNIDVGERVMQLLLEMEPSNSGNYIISSKIYANLRRWDDSARMRQLMRQKGVTKIPGCSWIEMDSQHVEFRAGSSSHPIADEIHQALDLLYEEMAIEGYVPNVNLV, encoded by the exons ATGTTTCTTAGAGCTAAACTCCAACCATGTAAAATCTCCCGCTTTTTCTCAATTGAAGCAACAAAACAGGCTTTCAATAATCAACAAGGATATTCTCCCATTACTCAACAACTCTTACGCCTCTTAAAAAAATGCATAACAATCAAACAAGTCCAACAAATTCATACCCAAATGTTAATTTACTCTATAGAAAAAGCCAACTATTTGCTCTCAAACATTATAGACCTCAAATATTTCAACTATGCTACTCTTCTTTTTTCACATATTCATAGCCCCAATGAGTATGCTTTTAATATAATGATAAGAGGGCTAACTACAACATGGCAAAAATTTGATCTTTCTTTGGAACTTTACTACAAAATGAAGTCTTTAGGCTTGAAAACTGATAATTTCACTTATCCTTTTGTGTTTATGTGTTGTGGGAATCTTTTAGCAGTGGAACTTGGTAAATTAGCTCATTGTGAGGTGGTGAAAAATGGGTTGTTTGTGGATTTTCACGTTGGTCACTCCTTGATTACTATGTATTCAAGAATTGGGAAGATGGGTTTTGCAAGGAAAGTGTTTGATGAAATGTCGCGCAGAGATTTGGTTTCGTGGAATTCAATGATTTCAGGGTATGCTCAAACGGGTTGCTCGAGAGAGGCAGTGGGATTGTTTATGGAGATGAGGAATGAGGGGTTTGAACCTGATGAGAGGACACTTGTGAGtgttcttggggcatgtggtgacTTGGGGGATGTGAATTTGGGAAATCAGGTAGAGGAGTACGTTGTGGAGAAGAGAATGGAGCTGAATTCTTTTATGGGTTCTGCTTTAATTAACATGTATGGGAAATGTGGAGATTTGGTTTCTGCTAGAAGGATCTTTGATGGCATGAAGAAGAAAGATGTGATTACTTGGAATGCGATGATTTCAGG GTATGCACAAAATGGGTTGTCCGAAGAAACAATCTCTTTGTTCAATGCCATGAAGGAGACAGGAGTTAACCTAAATAATATCACGCTGGTAAGTGTTCTTTCTGCATGTGCTTCAATTGGAGCCTTGGATGTTGGAAAATGCATTCATGACTATGCGTCAAGAAGAGGTATAAAGCATGACATATATGTAGCTACGGCCTTAATTGATATGTATGCAAAATGTGGCTATCTGGATGATGCATATCAAATTTTTGAAAGCATGCCTAGAAAAAATGAGGTCTCTTGGAATGCAATGATCTCTGCTCTTGCCTTTCACGGAAGAGCACAAGAGGCGTTATCCCTGTTTGAGCGCATGTCACTCAAGAGTAGTGATTCCCGCCCTGATGATGTCACATTTGTTGGAGTACTCTCCGCATGTGTACATGCAGGATTGGTTGATGAAGGCAGGCGCTTGTTTGATCTAATGAGTTCATCGTTTGGATTGGTTCCAAAAGTTGAGCATTACTCTTGCATGGTTGACCTTTTGTCTCGTGCTGGTCGTGTATATGAGGCATGGGAGTTTATCGAGAAGATTCCTCAAAAGCCAGATGAGATTTTACTTGGAGCATTGCTTGGTGCATGTCAAAAGCTGAAAAATATTGATGTTGGGGAACGAGTGATGCAGCTACTTCTGGAGATGGAACCATCGAATTCGGGTAATTATATAATATCATCAAAGATATATGCAAATCTCAGGAGGTGGGATGATTCAGCAAGGATGAGACAATTAATGAGACAGAAAGGTGTTACTAAAATTCCAGGTTGTAGCTGGATTGAGATGGATTCTCAACACGTTGAATTTCGTGCTGGCAGTTCATCCCATCCAATTGCAGATGAGATTCACCAGGCACTTGACTTGTTGTATGAGGAGATGGCTATAGAAGGTTATGTTCCAAATGTGAATCTTGTATAG
- the LOC104215814 gene encoding putative late blight resistance protein homolog R1A-3, producing the protein MEQVGRDCWDDLVSRNLIMVRKRRFNGEARTCGVHDLVRDLILREAEKEKFLQVTRAYEVTNHVRHYSFHPDIYEADCWESSLIRTVHLWGFGHFFHFQHFKLLRVLVIPYYEFQDFPLEITKLVHLRYLQFWCNDDIHQLVSKLYNLHTFIFRHEGLKPPTIPETIWKMKHLRHLHVVKRVFSLAIPIKSGFKLENLEGLSCLNLSNCTYELFSAIPNLKRLKIYGNWRECKREKISQHLDSLSCLKELEILKFRYQGRYRRRLPRKLSLPTSLKRLTLKNTFFLLEDLTNILTLPNLEVLKMKDVFYNDEWILNDDEIFSQLKFLLISVTSLRHWKAVSVNFPKLQRLVLRSCIGLEEIPKDFGEIYSLESIELYDCSMSTAKSVEELREEQESMGNDCLSVVINNCVY; encoded by the exons ATGGAACAAGTGGGAAGAGATTGTTGGGATGATCTTGTTAGTAGGAATCTGATAATGGTTAGAAAGAGGAGATTTAATGGGGAGGCGAGAACATGTGGTGTCCATGATTTGGTTCGCGACTTGATTTTAAGAGAAGCTGAGAAAGAGAAGTTCTTGCAGGTTACTAGAGCTTACGAAGTCACGAATCATGTCCGTCACTACAGCTTCCATCCGGACATTTATGAGGCTGATTGCTGGGAGTCCAGTCTCATCCGAACAGTGCACTTATGGGGATTTggtcatttttttcattttcagcaCTTCAAACTGCTGAGAGTGTTGGTAATCCCTTATTATGAGTTTCAAGATTTCCCTCTTGAGATAACAAAATTAGTACATCTCAGATACCTTCAGTTCTGGTGTAATGATGATATTCACCAGTTAGTGTCAAAGCTATATAATCTGCATACCTTCATTTTTCGTCATGAAGGTCTTAAACCTCCAACTATACCTGAGACAATTTGGAAAATGAAACATTTAAGGCATCTTCACGTCGTCAAGAGAGTCTTTTCTCTTGCTATCCCGATTAAGTCTGGCTTCAAGCTAGAAAATTTGGAGGGACTTTCCTGTCTAAATTTGTCCAACTGTACTTATGAATTGTTTTCTGCTATTCCAAATCTTAAGAGGCTGAAGATTTATGGAAATTGGAGGGAATGCAAGAGAGAGAAGATTTCCCAGCACCTAGATAGTCTTTCCTGTTTAAAAGAACTTGAAATATTGAAGTTCAGGTACCAAGGACGCTACCGTCGCCGGCTACCAAGGAAGCTTTCTTTACCTACATCTCTGAAGAGGCTGActttaaaaaatactttttttcttCTGGAAGACTTGACAAATATTCTAACGTTGCCAAACCTCGAAGTGCTTAAAATGAAAGATGTATTTTATAATGATGAGTGGATATTAAATGATGATGAGATTTTCAGTCAACTTAAGTTTCTTCTAATCAGTGTAACATCTCTGAGGCACTGGAAAGCTGTGAGTGTTAACTTCCCAAAACTACAACGCCTAGTTCTGAGAAGCTGCATAGGCCTGGAAGAAATCCCTAAAGACTTCGGAGAAATTTATAGCTTGGAGTCAATAGAATTGTATGACTGCAGTATGTCCACTGCAAAATCAGTGGAAGAACTTCGAGAAGAGCAAGAGAGCATGGGGAATGATTGCCTCAGTGTCGTCATCAATAATTGTGT GTATTGA
- the LOC104215816 gene encoding putative late blight resistance protein homolog R1A-10, giving the protein MAYVAVISLLRTLEQLVQLQPHWISAETRIMANSLLVSLEYFQNFLENTSKRSQDHGQIKELERYIRTVVNEAEDVIELKIYEINQLDRMMASKALYEILPPFVEKIDLLKREVMESSFSTDKIHGYGDPMNENLQLGHSSRQVANLNLETIVVGLEDDLMIIKRRLTGPPSTREIVPILGMGGIGKTTLAKKAYDDSEIRHRFDVHVWVTVSQEYRIRDLLLGVLSCTSNEVKETDDQLMDMIYKNLNRKRYLVVMDDIWSNDVWDLMTRTFPDDNNGSRIILTSRLKDLAIHADPDSPPHEMRLLSSDESWKLLHDKVFGVEHEICPPELKDIGKQVAQKCQGLPLALLVVAGYLSKIARTPESWGDVAKSVSKVVAHESDICLGVLAMSYNYLPNHLKPCFLYMGVFPEDSEVNIVTLINLWVSEGFLGKERLKSMEQVGRDCWEDLVSRHLIMVRKRRFNGEARTCGVHDLVRDLILREAEKEMFLQVTRTHEATNPLAKKLHVRRYSFHPYIYEDDCWEESSFIRTVHLRGFGGFFHFEHFKLLRVLVIPYYEFRDFPLEITELVHLRYLQFWCNDDIYQLVSKLYNLQTFIFRHEALKPPTIPETIWEMKHLRHLQVVKRVFSLAIPKSGFKLENLEGLSCLNLSSCTYEMFSAIPNLKRLKIHGNWRECKREKISQHLDSLSCLKELEILKFRYQGAYRRQLPRKFSLPTSLKRLTLTNTLFPPEDMTNITMLPNLEVLKMKDVFDSDEWRLNDEEIFSQLKFLLISVTFLRHWEAGSVNFPKLQRVVLRSCIGLEEIPKDFGEIYSLESIELYDCSMSAAKSVEELQEEQESMGNDCLSVVINNCVY; this is encoded by the exons ATGGCTTATGTTGCTGTGATTTCTCTCTTACGAACTCTGGAGCAACTTGTGCAGCTGCAGCCTCATTGGATAAGTGCCGAAACAAGAATAATGGCGAACTCTCTCCTTGTTAGTCTTGAATATTTCCAAAACTTTCTCGAGAACACGAGCAAGAGAAGTCAAGATCATGGACAGATTAAAGAGCTGGAGAGATATATTAGAACTGTAGTAAATGAAGCAGAGGATGTGATTGAACTAAAGATATATGAAATTAATCAACTGGATCGAATGATGGCAAGCAAGGCATTATACGAAATCTTGCCTCCATTTGTAGAAAAGATTGACCTTCTGAAAAGGGAGGTGATGGAAAGTAGTTTCAGTACAGATAAAATCCATGGCTATGGTGATCCAATGAATGAGAATCTGCAGCTGGGTCATTCATCTAGACAAGTTGCAAATCTGAATCTAGAGACTATTGTTGTAGGTCTTGAGGACGACTTGATGATAATCAAGAGAAGATTAACAGGGCCCCCGTCTACTCGAGAAATTGTCCCGATTCTGGGAATGGGGGGGATAGGCAAAACGACACTTGCTAAAAAGGCATACGATGATTCTGAAATCAGGCACCGGTTTGATGTCCATGTTTGGGTGACAGTCTCTCAAGAATACCGAATTAGAGATTTGTTGTTAGGTGTTCTTTCTTGTACTTCAAATGAGGTCAAAGAGACTGATGATCAACTGATGGATATGATATACAAAAACTTAAATCGTAAGAGGTATCTAGTTGTCATGGATGATATTTGGAGTAATGATGTCTGGGATCTTATGACAAGAACTTTTCCAGACGACAACAATGGTAGTCGAATTATTTTGACTAGTAGGCTTAAAGATCTGGCTATTCATGCTGACCCTGACAGCCCTCCTCATGAGATGAGACTCTTGAGTTCAGATGAAAGTTGGAAGTTACTTCATGACAAGGTGTTTGGGGTAGAACATGAGATTTGTCCTCCTGAACTAAAGGACATCGGGAAGCAAGTAGCACAAAAATGCCAAGGACTACCTTTAGCTCTTCTAGTTGTTGCAGGATATCTCTCTAAAATTGCTAGAACACCAGAAAGTTGGGGAGATGTTGCCAAAAGTGTAAGTAAAGTTGTTGCTCATGAATCAGATATATGTCTAGGAGTGCTTGCTATGAGTTACAATTACTTACCTAATCACCTTAAACCATGTTTCCTTTACATGGGAGTCTTTCCAGAAGATAGCGAGGTTAACATTGTGACATTGATCAACTTATGGGTTTCTGAGGGTTTTCTAGGGAAAGAAAGGCTCAAAAGCATGGAACAAGTGGGAAGAGATTGTTGGGAGGATCTTGTTAGTAGGCATCTGATAATGGTTAGAAAGAGGAGATTTAATGGCGAGGCGAGAACATGTGGTGTCCATGATCTGGTTCGCGACTTGATTTTAAGAGAAGCTGAGAAAGAGATGTTCTTGCAGGTTACTAGAACTCACGAAGCCACGAATCCTTTGGCAAAGAAGCTTCATGTTCGTCGCTACAGCTTCCATCCGTACATTTATGAGGATGATTGCTGGGAGGAGTCCAGTTTCATCCGAACAGTGCACTTACGTGGATTTGGTGGATTTTTTCATTTTGAGCACTTCAAACTGCTAAGAGTGTTGGTAATCCCTTATTATGAGTTTCGAGATTTCCCTCTTGAGATAACAGAATTAGTACATCTCAGATACCTTCAGTTCTGGTGTAATGATGATATTTACCAGTTAGTGTCAAAGCTATATAATCTGCAGACCTTCATTTTTCGTCACGAAGCTCTTAAACCTCCAACTATACCTGAGACAATTTGGGAAATGAAACATTTAAGGCATCTTCAAGTCGTCAAAAGAGTCTTTTCTCTTGCAATCCCTAAGTCTGGTTTCAAGCTAGAAAATTTGGAGGGACTTTCCTGTCTAAATTTGTCCAGCTGTACTTATGAAATGTTTTCTGCTATTCCAAATCTTAAGAGGCTGAAGATTCATGGAAATTGGAGGGAATGCAAGAGAGAGAAGATTTCCCAGCACCTAGATAGTCTTTCCTGTTTAAAAGAACTTGAAATATTGAAGTTCAGGTACCAAGGAGCCTACCGTCGCCAGCTACCAAGGAAGTTTTCTTTACCTACATCTCTGAAGAGGTTGACTTTAACAAATACTCTTTTTCCACCGGAAGACATGACAAATATTACAATGTTGCCAAACCTCGAAGTGCTTAAAATGAAAGATGTATTTGATAGTGATGAGTGGAGATTAAATGATGAAGAAATTTTCAGTCAACTTAAGTTCCTCCTAATCAGTGTGACGTTTCTGAGGCACTGGGAAGCTGGGAGTGTTAACTTCCCAAAACTACAACGCGTAGTTCTGAGAAGCTGCATAGGCCTGGAAGAAATCCCTAAAGACTTTGGAGAAATTTATAGCTTGGAGTCAATAGAATTGTATGACTGCAGTATGTCCGCTGCAAAATCAGTGGAAGAACTTCAAGAAGAGCAAGAGAGCATGGGGAATGATTGCCTTAGTGTCGTCATCAATAATTGCGT GTATTGA